The DNA region ATCATCCACGGCCCCTTCACATCGAAAAACACTGGCCATTCTGTAGATGAAGTTTCTGTTTGCTTAATGCTTTCTTTTGAGATAGAGGCTGGTGGCTGTAGATAGATACATCTTGCATGTTGGATGGCCCTTGTTTTCTGGTTGCTCAACCATGGCAAAAAGCTCAGAGAGTTCGTGGCCAGACCCACATGACCGCTATACGGGTTTCTGCCTCGGTGCGAGTTCCAAGGCGCCCGGCAGTCCCGGCTTTCGGTCCCGCTCCGGCTCGCTGTTGACCACAATCGACCCCTCACGTGCTGCACGATTAGCAAGCTACTCGTTAAGCGGCATCAACGGACTCTAACCGCGGACAAGCAAGTGCCATCCACCCGGGGTTAAATAAGCAGTGGATAACCCGCTGCGAAATGCTATCCCTAAGGAAGCGTTCCTACGCGAGCATTGGCAAATGTTCAAGCTGAACGACAAAACAAGGCTACTATTCATATCTTAACATTGAATTATCTAACTCTCTTCCCGAAAGCAGTTGAGTTGAGCTGCTATACTTGACCGGCTTAACCCCTGAGTTTGGTCGAGTACCGGACTTGGATCGTGCCCTGAGAACGGTGCGGAAGGGCGTGCTGGATAGTGGCCCAATAATCGCCATCTTGTTTCATCCTGCGCACAGtttcatcctcttctggcGTCCATCTTGCGCCGGGCGATTTTGCAACTGAAGGCAAAGTCTTAGACGGCCTTCTGCGCTTCTTTGGGTTCGACACAGATCTGCCAGCATGCGGCTGACATAAATCGGAGTCCCAGTCAAACTGTAATTGAAATGTCGCCTTGCCGCCCTCAGTGATGCGTTTGAGAAAAACGTCTCCGAGAGGCCATTCCTCGAACCGAGCAAGAATCATGTTAGCCTCGGACGGAGCTGGTGTTGCTTGTGGCGGTGTTGGGCTGTCAATGGCGCGTCCAGACGTTCGGGTCCCGCTCGGCAACTGTGCGGCATGTGTTGTCGATCGTC from Podospora pseudocomata strain CBS 415.72m chromosome 3, whole genome shotgun sequence includes:
- a CDS encoding hypothetical protein (EggNog:ENOG503PMXU), which encodes MQSKDGYADSEFSESEDGLDGSESHYQDENSPSLADSEDSGSEDDDADGVHQGRKRRKVSVHSTAASSRGSRSSRQRRSTTHAAQLPSGTRTSGRAIDSPTPPQATPAPSEANMILARFEEWPLGDVFLKRITEGGKATFQLQFDWDSDLCQPHAGRSVSNPKKRRRPSKTLPSVAKSPGARWTPEEDETVRRMKQDGDYWATIQHALPHRSQGTIQVRYSTKLRG